One window from the genome of Vibrio vulnificus NBRC 15645 = ATCC 27562 encodes:
- a CDS encoding sodium-dependent transporter: protein MSNTSAAPRDTWGSKLGFVMAAAGSAVGLGNIWKFPYTAGESGGGAFVAIYLFFVIFIGFSVMLTEFAIGRKTGLSAVGAFKSTDRRWTFTGVLGVFSGLLIMGFYPVVGGWALAYIFKVGGGLLSTPDTIGSSFGAFISDPVQPLLWMGIYLLLNIVIVMRGVSGGIEKAGKVLMPLLFIILIIVSVKGLMLPGAMAGLEFLFMPDFSKVDSNVVLAALGQAFFSLSLGMGCMMTYGSYLKKQENLVQTTGMVTAMDTGVAILAGVAMFPAMFAFGMEPAAGPGLVFVVVPQLFSEMGGVIGLVLALLFFIGLTVAALTSSVSLLEVVVSYLIDEKGMKRSTAVISSSVVMASLCIFASLSLGGVGPKLFDTGAFDIFDLLTDKIFLAVGGMLVCIFAGWRLSREDLEKEITNDGKVSFPLFGVWYNLVKYIIPVAIAIVAVMGIKSGFDSGKGEIMVLGISIFVFAGLLSKKL from the coding sequence ATGAGTAATACAAGTGCAGCACCACGTGACACGTGGGGGTCTAAACTAGGCTTCGTGATGGCAGCCGCAGGCTCTGCGGTCGGTTTAGGCAATATATGGAAGTTCCCTTACACAGCAGGTGAGAGCGGCGGCGGTGCATTCGTTGCGATCTACCTATTTTTCGTTATTTTTATCGGCTTTAGCGTAATGCTCACTGAGTTTGCTATTGGTCGTAAGACAGGTCTTTCTGCGGTTGGCGCATTTAAGTCAACGGATCGTCGTTGGACGTTTACAGGCGTATTGGGTGTCTTCAGTGGTCTATTGATCATGGGTTTCTACCCAGTGGTTGGTGGCTGGGCACTGGCCTACATCTTCAAAGTGGGTGGTGGTCTATTAAGCACACCAGACACCATTGGTTCGAGCTTTGGCGCGTTTATTTCCGATCCGGTTCAACCTCTGCTTTGGATGGGTATCTACCTGCTACTGAACATCGTAATTGTTATGCGTGGTGTTTCTGGCGGTATCGAGAAAGCGGGCAAGGTCCTAATGCCACTGCTATTTATCATCCTCATCATCGTATCGGTGAAAGGTCTGATGTTGCCAGGTGCGATGGCAGGTCTTGAGTTCCTGTTTATGCCGGACTTCTCAAAAGTAGACAGCAATGTTGTGCTCGCAGCTCTGGGTCAAGCGTTCTTCTCGTTAAGTTTAGGTATGGGTTGTATGATGACTTACGGCTCTTACTTGAAGAAGCAAGAAAACCTTGTACAAACCACGGGTATGGTTACCGCGATGGATACCGGTGTCGCTATCCTAGCCGGTGTGGCTATGTTCCCAGCGATGTTTGCTTTTGGTATGGAGCCAGCAGCGGGCCCTGGTCTTGTATTCGTGGTTGTGCCTCAGTTGTTCTCTGAAATGGGTGGTGTTATTGGTCTCGTTCTGGCACTCCTGTTCTTTATCGGTTTGACTGTAGCAGCACTGACTTCTTCTGTTTCTCTTCTTGAAGTGGTGGTTTCTTACCTCATCGATGAGAAAGGCATGAAGCGTTCAACGGCTGTTATCTCATCAAGTGTTGTGATGGCGTCTTTGTGTATCTTCGCTTCACTGTCGCTAGGTGGTGTGGGTCCAAAACTGTTTGATACTGGTGCATTTGATATCTTCGACTTGCTCACTGATAAAATCTTCCTTGCAGTGGGTGGTATGTTGGTATGTATCTTTGCCGGCTGGCGTTTGAGCCGCGAAGATCTTGAAAAAGAGATCACCAACGACGGCAAAGTCTCTTTCCCACTGTTTGGTGTTTGGTACAACCTAGTCAAATACATTATTCCAGTAGCAATCGCGATTGTTGCGGTGATGGGTATTAAGTCTGGCTTTGATAGCGGTAAAGGCGAGATCATGGTGCTAGGTATTTCCATCTTCGTCTTCGCTGGATTACTTTCGAAGAAGCTGTAA
- the cls gene encoding cardiolipin synthase: MDKFYHFLTLAGIGLYWVLIAGVTFRVVLKRRAVSVSLAWLMIIYILPVLGVACYFLFGELNLGRKRAERAKEMFTPFATWFSQLNDCQAHTPESMGRHIYRIDELCNTRLGLPALSGNTLSLQRSPEEILHSIIRDIEKAQSSIRMVFYIWHPGGLADSVASALIQAAKRGVDVKLLLDSAGSPRFFRSHWHQMMVNAGIQVVQALEVSPWRIFLRRLDLRQHRKIIVIDDEIAYTGSMNLVDPAYFKQSSGVGQWVDIMVRLTGPTVNVLSAIHCWDWEVETGARQLPRLPECPLDSTQYQNPIQVVPSGPGMPENLISQVLILAINQANHSVTITTPYFVPSLNLLDTLKMTAQRGIDVQLIIPHKNDSLMVQWASRSFYSELMEAGVKIFEFYGGLLHTKSVVIDQEFCLVGTVNIDMRSLWLNFEVTLAVDDEHFTQQMHQLQQHYKSQSHAVKRSDWNKRSLYSRFLERLYYLFNPLL; encoded by the coding sequence ATGGACAAGTTCTACCATTTTCTCACCCTCGCAGGGATCGGACTTTATTGGGTTCTGATTGCTGGTGTGACGTTCCGTGTCGTGTTAAAGCGTCGTGCCGTGAGCGTTTCGCTCGCATGGCTAATGATCATTTACATTCTCCCAGTGCTTGGCGTCGCCTGCTATTTTCTGTTTGGTGAGCTCAATCTCGGCCGAAAACGAGCCGAGCGTGCAAAAGAAATGTTCACTCCTTTCGCCACTTGGTTCTCTCAATTAAATGACTGTCAAGCTCACACACCTGAGTCGATGGGACGCCATATCTATCGTATTGACGAGTTGTGCAACACCCGTCTTGGTTTGCCAGCGCTGAGTGGCAACACGCTTTCACTGCAACGTTCACCTGAAGAAATTCTTCACTCTATTATTCGTGATATTGAAAAGGCGCAAAGCTCGATTCGTATGGTGTTTTACATCTGGCATCCCGGTGGTTTAGCGGATTCTGTCGCTTCCGCGCTTATCCAAGCCGCCAAACGAGGAGTGGATGTCAAACTGTTGCTTGATTCCGCTGGCAGCCCACGATTTTTCCGCAGCCATTGGCATCAGATGATGGTCAATGCGGGCATTCAGGTAGTACAAGCTTTAGAAGTCAGTCCGTGGCGTATTTTCCTACGTCGCCTCGATTTAAGACAGCACCGAAAAATCATCGTTATCGACGATGAGATTGCCTACACAGGTTCAATGAATTTGGTCGACCCCGCCTACTTCAAACAAAGCAGCGGCGTTGGACAATGGGTGGATATCATGGTGCGTTTGACTGGCCCAACGGTGAACGTGCTATCTGCAATCCACTGCTGGGACTGGGAAGTGGAAACTGGGGCGCGCCAACTCCCCCGGTTACCTGAATGCCCATTAGACTCGACGCAATACCAAAACCCAATTCAAGTAGTTCCATCGGGCCCCGGCATGCCGGAGAACTTGATTTCTCAAGTGTTGATTCTCGCCATCAACCAAGCAAATCACTCGGTTACCATCACCACTCCTTACTTCGTACCTAGCCTTAATTTGCTGGATACCTTAAAAATGACCGCCCAACGTGGCATCGACGTTCAGTTGATCATTCCTCATAAGAATGATTCTTTAATGGTTCAGTGGGCATCGCGGTCGTTCTATAGTGAATTGATGGAAGCTGGGGTCAAAATTTTTGAGTTTTATGGGGGCTTACTGCATACCAAATCCGTTGTGATCGACCAAGAGTTTTGTCTCGTCGGGACGGTCAACATCGACATGCGCAGTTTGTGGCTCAATTTTGAAGTCACACTGGCGGTAGATGATGAGCATTTCACCCAACAAATGCATCAATTACAACAACACTACAAATCTCAATCCCACGCAGTAAAACGAAGTGACTGGAATAAGCGCTCACTCTATTCTCGTTTTCTTGAACGACTCTATTACTTGTTCAATCCGCTGTTATAA